From the genome of Ignavibacteriales bacterium, one region includes:
- a CDS encoding histidine kinase, with product MNSQPIKFDKELIETSRYSKFQDFHNLMRYRIHDILLVSSLYDSYIFEEDNRLYELIRQEYQGLNLSHSPELVHVSNGEKAISMAKKEKRFNLIITTLHIEDMSALTFARKIKENKLEIPVVLLSYDNREMTDLIATKDISVFDKVFIWQGDYRIVLGIVKYLEDKINVEHDTKHVGVQSIILIEDNIRFYSSYLPIIYTEVLKQSQSLISEGINLSHKFLRMRARPKILLCSSFEEAWNYFEKYEEYVLGIISDIDFNREGTRDPNAGILFAQKVKEHKPDIPILLQSTNHTIGKLASSIGTTFLEKDSPTLLENLKEFMLTHFGFGDFVFRTDDGTEVGRAENLTELEEQLEIVPDESIVYHASRNHFSNWLKARTEFWLAHQLRPKKVEDFPSTSALRKLLIDYVSEFRKSRQIGVISDFHKETFDVTTTFARIGGGSLGGKARGLGFVNTLLSNFEIRYRFTGVKIFVPSAVVLGTDVFDQYLDDNELRDFALNSENDKLLMDRFFKADNFPRFAVEDLRSFLDLVRVPLAVRSSSLLEDSQGQPFSGVYDTFMLPNSHEDPEVRLKQLFHAIKRIYASVFFHKSKDYFKVTTYRLEEEKMAVIIQKLVGADHDKKFYPEFSGVAKSYNFYPNPPLKSTDGTVAVAPGLGKAIVDGGLSFRFCPKFPKHPLQIGSFNDLLKYTPHDFFALDLNEEYTDRNIDEDRLVKKYSLADAEKDGTLDLVCSTYSKENQTLYDGVERTGPKVFTLAPIIKQQVFPLPEILDLLLEMGTWGTGSPIEIEFAVNLKVPEGKPKEFGLLQMRPLVISNEIEELDLDHNDSKDLICRSDQVLGHGVVSDIKDIVFVDLEKFDRKFTIDVAHEIAQFNSKMVNDELSYLLIGVGRWGTLDPWLGIPVTWEQINGAKAIIESNFMDFNVTPSQGSHFFQNLTSFKIGYFTIDDFTEQGFIDWTWLQHQNIVEHKNFTKHIRLERPLTIKINGHRNKGIILKPA from the coding sequence ATGAACAGCCAACCAATCAAATTTGATAAAGAGCTGATAGAAACAAGCCGCTATTCCAAGTTTCAGGATTTCCATAACCTGATGCGCTACCGCATTCATGATATACTTCTCGTTTCCAGTCTTTACGATTCATACATTTTTGAAGAAGACAACCGTCTTTATGAACTGATCCGTCAAGAATATCAAGGGTTAAATCTTAGCCATTCACCAGAACTTGTTCATGTTTCCAACGGTGAGAAGGCGATCAGTATGGCTAAAAAGGAAAAGCGGTTCAATCTAATTATAACAACGCTGCATATTGAAGATATGTCGGCACTAACTTTTGCAAGAAAAATTAAAGAGAACAAACTAGAAATTCCGGTTGTCCTTTTGAGCTACGATAACCGTGAAATGACCGATCTTATCGCAACAAAAGATATTTCCGTTTTTGATAAAGTTTTTATTTGGCAGGGCGATTATAGAATTGTGCTCGGCATCGTAAAATATTTAGAAGACAAGATTAATGTAGAACACGATACCAAACATGTCGGCGTGCAATCAATAATTCTCATCGAAGACAACATTAGATTTTACTCATCGTATCTACCAATTATCTATACAGAAGTACTCAAACAGTCGCAAAGTTTAATTTCTGAGGGAATAAATCTTTCTCATAAATTTTTAAGAATGCGCGCGCGTCCAAAAATATTATTGTGTTCCAGCTTTGAAGAAGCATGGAACTATTTTGAAAAATACGAGGAATATGTTCTTGGAATAATTTCTGATATTGATTTTAATCGTGAGGGAACACGCGATCCAAATGCGGGAATTTTATTTGCGCAAAAAGTAAAAGAGCATAAACCGGATATCCCGATTCTTCTTCAATCAACAAATCATACTATTGGAAAATTAGCCTCCTCAATCGGCACAACTTTTTTGGAAAAAGATTCTCCTACACTTTTGGAAAATTTGAAAGAGTTTATGCTGACTCATTTCGGTTTTGGCGATTTTGTTTTCCGAACCGATGACGGAACTGAAGTAGGAAGGGCAGAAAATTTAACCGAGCTTGAAGAACAACTCGAAATAGTTCCGGATGAAAGTATTGTTTACCATGCTTCGCGTAATCATTTTTCCAATTGGTTAAAAGCAAGAACTGAATTTTGGCTTGCGCATCAACTTCGGCCGAAAAAAGTAGAAGATTTTCCATCAACCTCTGCATTACGCAAATTATTAATTGATTATGTAAGTGAATTTAGAAAATCCCGTCAGATCGGAGTTATTTCTGATTTTCACAAAGAGACATTTGATGTTACAACAACATTCGCAAGAATCGGCGGCGGTTCTCTTGGCGGAAAAGCACGCGGTCTCGGTTTTGTAAATACGTTACTCAGCAATTTTGAAATTCGTTACCGATTTACTGGAGTGAAAATTTTTGTTCCTTCTGCAGTCGTATTGGGCACAGATGTTTTCGATCAATATTTAGATGATAATGAATTAAGGGACTTCGCATTAAATTCTGAGAATGATAAATTGTTGATGGATCGGTTTTTCAAAGCAGATAATTTTCCGCGCTTTGCCGTTGAAGATTTGCGTTCATTCTTGGATTTAGTTCGTGTTCCGCTGGCGGTTCGTTCATCAAGTCTTCTTGAAGATTCGCAAGGTCAACCATTCTCTGGTGTTTACGATACATTCATGCTTCCAAATAGCCACGAGGATCCGGAAGTACGGCTCAAACAACTTTTTCATGCAATAAAAAGAATTTATGCTTCAGTCTTTTTTCATAAGTCAAAAGATTATTTCAAGGTTACTACATACCGCCTTGAAGAAGAAAAAATGGCTGTGATAATTCAAAAATTAGTTGGCGCCGATCATGACAAAAAATTCTACCCTGAATTTTCCGGTGTTGCTAAATCATATAATTTTTATCCAAACCCGCCGCTAAAATCAACCGATGGAACAGTCGCTGTTGCGCCCGGACTTGGTAAGGCTATTGTTGACGGCGGATTAAGTTTTAGATTTTGTCCTAAGTTTCCAAAGCATCCGCTTCAAATAGGAAGTTTTAATGATTTATTGAAATACACACCGCATGATTTTTTTGCTCTTGATCTAAATGAAGAATATACTGATAGAAATATTGATGAAGATCGTTTAGTAAAAAAATATTCTTTGGCAGATGCGGAAAAAGATGGAACGCTCGATTTAGTTTGTTCGACTTATTCTAAAGAAAATCAAACATTGTATGATGGTGTAGAAAGAACTGGACCAAAAGTTTTTACTCTGGCGCCGATCATCAAACAACAAGTTTTTCCTCTTCCGGAAATATTAGACCTACTCCTGGAAATGGGTACATGGGGAACCGGTTCTCCAATTGAAATTGAATTTGCAGTCAATCTTAAAGTACCGGAAGGAAAACCAAAAGAGTTTGGTTTGCTTCAAATGCGTCCGCTCGTTATAAGTAATGAAATAGAAGAACTCGATCTGGATCATAATGATTCGAAAGATTTAATTTGCAGAAGCGATCAAGTTTTGGGACACGGGGTTGTTAGCGATATAAAAGATATTGTTTTTGTCGATCTCGAAAAATTTGACCGCAAGTTTACAATTGATGTTGCACATGAAATTGCTCAATTCAATTCAAAGATGGTTAATGATGAACTTTCTTATTTATTGATTGGAGTTGGACGATGGGGTACTCTCGACCCCTGGCTCGGCATTCCAGTTACATGGGAACAAATCAACGGTGCTAAAGCAATCATAGAATCAAACTTTATGGATTTCAATGTTACTCCTTCGCAAGGATCTCATTTTTTCCAGAACCTTACTTCATTTAAAATCGGTTATTTTACTATAGACGATTTTACAGAGCAAGGATTTATTGATTGGACTTGGCTGCAGCATCAGAATATTGTAGAGCATAAAAATTTTACTAAACATATTCGTTTAGAGAGACCTCTTACAATAAAGATTAATGGTCACCGTAATAAAGGAATTATTCTAAAACCCGCCTGA
- a CDS encoding pitrilysin family protein has protein sequence MKNINITELPNGIKVISEKISYVKSFSLGFWFNVGSRDETPEYSGISHFLEHMFFKGTKKRSAKKIAEDIESLGGYLNAFTSKEHTCFYGRGLTNHIEKTFEVLADMMQNSVFNPKEIQKESAVVIDELYDIEDSPDELIFDKFESNVFKGNSLAMPIIGTEKNLREFKQKDLFNFVKENYTFDRFFIVASGNIEHKDLVRFAKKYVTKNLKSTSENKRDLILKPAADIYVEKKTQQVHYILGKPTYGIKEKRRNIVSVLSHILGEGSSSRLFQKIREENGIAYQINSFLNSFFDISTFGVYLSTNDKSVYKAQDLILKELEKIKQKKVGEIELSRAKEYLIGNMLMSLESTTNRMLRIAQSVIYFNKIKSVEETVKHIQSVTAKDIQEMSNELFYSSNKFENGGLTRVILSSKNLLLKKVV, from the coding sequence TTGAAGAATATAAATATTACAGAACTGCCTAACGGAATTAAAGTAATTTCTGAAAAGATCAGCTATGTTAAATCATTCTCGCTTGGCTTCTGGTTTAATGTTGGTTCACGTGATGAAACTCCGGAATACAGTGGTATAAGTCACTTTTTGGAACACATGTTCTTCAAAGGAACTAAAAAACGTTCGGCTAAAAAGATTGCGGAAGATATTGAATCGCTGGGTGGATATCTAAACGCGTTCACTTCTAAGGAACATACTTGTTTTTACGGAAGAGGACTTACAAATCATATCGAAAAAACTTTTGAAGTGCTGGCAGATATGATGCAAAATTCTGTTTTCAACCCCAAAGAAATTCAAAAAGAATCTGCAGTTGTAATTGATGAACTTTACGATATTGAAGACTCACCCGATGAATTGATATTTGATAAATTTGAAAGCAATGTTTTCAAGGGCAATTCTCTTGCAATGCCTATCATCGGTACAGAAAAAAACTTGCGTGAATTCAAGCAAAAAGACCTATTCAATTTTGTAAAAGAGAATTATACATTCGACCGTTTTTTCATTGTGGCTTCCGGAAATATTGAGCATAAAGATTTAGTTAGATTCGCAAAAAAATATGTTACAAAAAATCTAAAGTCAACCAGCGAAAATAAACGCGATCTTATACTCAAGCCGGCTGCAGATATTTATGTTGAGAAAAAAACTCAGCAAGTTCATTACATATTGGGTAAACCGACTTACGGAATCAAAGAGAAACGTAGAAATATAGTTAGTGTTCTTTCACATATTTTGGGAGAAGGAAGCAGCTCTCGGCTATTTCAAAAAATACGTGAAGAGAACGGAATAGCATATCAAATAAATTCATTTTTAAATTCTTTTTTTGATATCTCCACATTCGGGGTTTATCTTTCGACCAACGATAAATCGGTTTATAAAGCACAGGATTTGATTCTAAAAGAGCTTGAAAAGATTAAACAAAAAAAGGTTGGAGAAATAGAACTCAGTCGCGCAAAAGAATATCTGATTGGCAATATGCTTATGAGTTTGGAAAGTACAACTAACCGTATGCTTAGAATTGCGCAGTCCGTTATCTACTTTAATAAGATAAAATCAGTTGAAGAGACGGTAAAACATATTCAATCTGTTACCGCTAAAGATATTCAGGAAATGTCGAACGAATTATTTTATTCATCAAATAAATTTGAAAATGGTGGTCTAACAAGAGTAATTTTATCTTCAAAAAATTTACTGCTTAAGAAAGTTGTGTAA
- the nuoH gene encoding NADH-quinone oxidoreductase subunit NuoH produces MNIWEILIVSFIKILIIVVMLLLTVAYSVYFERKISAWVQNRVGPNRVGWHGLLQPFADVFKLMFKEDIIPDAANKTLHTLAPFIALFVSFATYAVIPLGPPIEIFGYKINLVVADVNIGILYVLALTSLGVYGITFAGWSSGSKYSLLGGIRSSAQMISYEVSMGFSVAGVILMSQSLSPVKIVEAQHGWMWNAVVQPIGFITFLVSAFAETNRLPFDLPEAEPELVGGYHTEYSSFKFAGFFLAEYANMAIASAMIVTLYLGGYQVPYIEKLGLSYTITTIIQIAAFLFKIGALIFFFMWVRWSLPRFRYDQLMNLGWKVMFPLALANIIWVAALIMIFGL; encoded by the coding sequence ATGAACATTTGGGAAATATTAATAGTCTCTTTTATAAAGATTCTGATTATAGTTGTAATGCTTCTGTTAACAGTAGCGTATTCAGTTTACTTTGAAAGGAAGATTAGCGCATGGGTTCAAAATAGAGTTGGACCAAACCGTGTAGGATGGCATGGCTTATTGCAGCCGTTTGCGGATGTTTTTAAATTAATGTTTAAAGAAGATATAATCCCAGATGCTGCAAATAAAACATTACATACTTTAGCCCCGTTCATCGCATTGTTTGTTTCTTTTGCTACATATGCCGTAATACCGTTGGGTCCTCCAATTGAAATATTCGGCTACAAAATAAATTTGGTAGTCGCAGATGTAAATATTGGAATTCTTTATGTCCTTGCACTCACTTCTCTTGGCGTATATGGAATTACTTTTGCAGGATGGTCTTCCGGAAGTAAATATTCTTTACTCGGTGGAATTCGATCTTCCGCGCAAATGATTTCATATGAAGTCTCAATGGGTTTTTCAGTTGCCGGTGTGATTTTGATGTCGCAGTCTTTAAGTCCGGTAAAAATAGTAGAAGCTCAGCATGGTTGGATGTGGAATGCAGTTGTTCAACCTATTGGATTCATAACATTTTTAGTTTCGGCATTTGCAGAAACAAATAGATTACCTTTTGATTTGCCCGAAGCAGAACCGGAACTTGTTGGGGGCTACCATACAGAATACAGCTCGTTTAAATTTGCCGGTTTTTTTCTTGCCGAATATGCAAATATGGCAATAGCGAGTGCAATGATTGTTACGCTTTACCTTGGCGGTTACCAGGTTCCATATATAGAAAAATTAGGACTCAGTTATACAATTACAACTATTATACAGATCGCTGCTTTCTTATTTAAAATTGGTGCTTTGATATTCTTCTTTATGTGGGTTAGATGGTCCTTACCGCGTTTTAGATATGATCAGTTGATGAATCTTGGCTGGAAAGTAATGTTTCCGTTAGCTCTTGCAAATATTATTTGGGTTGCCGC
- a CDS encoding molybdopterin-dependent oxidoreductase has protein sequence MPMLTVDGKQIEFKQGQTVIEAARAAGIEIPHFCWHPSLSVSGNCRVCLVEIEKMPKLAISCSTYAMDGMVVYTQSEKTLQARNAVMEFILINHPLDCPICDEAGECKLQEYAYAHGSGESRFEEIKVRKEKRVQLGPNIKFDGDRCIMCSRCIRFSDEIAKQNQLTFVKRGDKVTITTFPGESFDNPYTLNTTDICPVGALTNQDFRFKSRVWEMSKTNSVCVGCARGCNSEVWVRNNQILRLTPRQNDDVNSYWMCDNGRLNTFKNVNADNRINGTFIRKEGKLEKVSWEEAFKVAAKSLKDYKSGEIAFIGSAFTTCEDNFALVKFAKSLGVVNFDFVNHTVPGDQDDILIREDKTPNKLGAELSGVRAGSNGLSVEGIMKAIKEGKIKALYVMEDDVATFNDEYEKILDKLELLIIHSSNENKTTMLADIVFPASTFAEKNGTFVNFQGRVQRIRPAVATEEMDRALDGMEMSRWDKFGTKFDRWMQGSKYDSRPSWKIFTMLSSYLGGKTKYEMAEDVFIDMTHSVDSFKGLDYNKIGEQGVLLKIKQTVSA, from the coding sequence ATGCCAATGTTAACTGTTGATGGTAAACAGATCGAGTTTAAACAAGGACAAACTGTAATAGAAGCCGCACGTGCTGCGGGTATTGAAATTCCTCATTTCTGCTGGCATCCGAGTTTATCGGTTTCCGGTAATTGCCGTGTTTGTCTTGTAGAAATTGAAAAGATGCCTAAGCTTGCTATTTCATGTTCAACATACGCAATGGATGGAATGGTCGTTTACACTCAATCTGAAAAAACTTTGCAGGCACGCAATGCAGTAATGGAATTTATTCTCATAAATCACCCATTGGATTGCCCAATATGCGATGAAGCCGGTGAGTGCAAACTTCAAGAGTATGCTTATGCACATGGCAGCGGTGAAAGTCGTTTTGAAGAAATTAAAGTCAGAAAAGAAAAACGTGTTCAACTTGGTCCAAATATAAAATTTGACGGTGATAGATGTATCATGTGCTCGCGTTGTATCCGGTTCTCGGATGAAATTGCAAAACAGAATCAACTTACATTTGTTAAACGGGGAGATAAAGTTACTATTACAACTTTCCCCGGTGAATCGTTTGATAATCCTTACACATTGAACACAACCGATATTTGTCCGGTCGGAGCGTTAACAAATCAAGATTTCAGATTTAAATCCCGTGTATGGGAAATGTCGAAAACAAATTCTGTATGTGTTGGATGCGCACGCGGATGCAATTCAGAAGTTTGGGTTCGCAACAATCAGATATTAAGATTAACACCGCGTCAAAATGATGATGTGAACAGTTACTGGATGTGCGACAACGGGAGATTAAACACTTTTAAAAATGTAAATGCGGATAATAGAATTAATGGAACTTTCATACGCAAAGAAGGAAAGCTCGAAAAAGTTTCTTGGGAAGAAGCATTTAAAGTTGCTGCAAAAAGTTTGAAGGATTACAAGAGCGGCGAAATTGCATTCATCGGTTCTGCATTTACTACATGTGAAGATAACTTTGCGTTAGTAAAATTTGCTAAGTCTCTCGGTGTCGTCAATTTCGATTTTGTAAATCATACCGTTCCGGGTGATCAAGATGATATTTTAATTCGCGAAGATAAAACTCCAAACAAACTTGGTGCGGAATTATCTGGCGTAAGAGCCGGTTCTAATGGATTGAGTGTCGAAGGAATAATGAAAGCAATTAAAGAAGGTAAGATCAAAGCACTTTATGTTATGGAAGATGATGTTGCAACATTCAATGATGAATATGAAAAAATTCTGGATAAACTTGAGCTCTTGATTATTCATTCTTCGAACGAAAACAAAACTACAATGCTGGCAGATATAGTTTTCCCCGCTTCTACATTTGCCGAAAAGAACGGTACATTTGTAAACTTTCAAGGTAGAGTTCAAAGAATTCGTCCGGCAGTAGCAACGGAAGAGATGGACCGCGCTCTTGATGGAATGGAAATGAGCCGTTGGGATAAATTTGGTACTAAGTTCGACCGCTGGATGCAAGGATCAAAATATGATTCTCGACCGAGCTGGAAAATTTTTACAATGCTCTCTTCATATCTTGGCGGAAAAACAAAATACGAAATGGCGGAAGATGTTTTTATAGATATGACTCATTCGGTAGATAGTTTCAAAGGTCTTGATTATAATAAAATTGGTGAGCAAGGAGTATTGCTTAAAATTAAGCAAACAGTTTCAGCTTAA
- a CDS encoding sugar transferase, protein MKRTVDIILSLLLIILTFPFQLIIAAVLLIIVKDNPLFFHPRGLTLDTYRFTMIKFRTMPSFQIERKNKNRMNEVFLMPKMETHLNAFACWLRKSGLDELPQIYNILLGEMSFIGPRPLMIKDLEILKAQSSFYYNLREKIISKPGITGIWQIIGDRSRGAENLVGLDLFYEEKKSSLLDLIILFSTIPMILFAKNSDERIPDNDFISKIFITALEYFRFAPSKELLPGKHE, encoded by the coding sequence ATGAAACGAACAGTTGATATTATCCTTTCACTATTACTTATTATTTTGACATTTCCGTTTCAATTAATCATTGCGGCAGTTCTTTTAATAATTGTCAAAGATAACCCACTTTTTTTTCATCCGCGGGGATTAACACTAGATACCTACCGCTTTACTATGATAAAATTTAGAACAATGCCGTCTTTTCAAATTGAACGAAAAAATAAGAACAGGATGAATGAAGTTTTTTTAATGCCGAAAATGGAGACCCATCTTAATGCGTTTGCATGCTGGTTAAGAAAAAGTGGTCTAGACGAATTACCTCAGATTTACAATATCCTCCTTGGTGAAATGAGCTTTATTGGACCGCGTCCTTTGATGATTAAAGATTTAGAAATTTTAAAGGCTCAATCATCATTCTATTATAATTTGCGGGAAAAGATAATTTCAAAACCAGGCATTACTGGAATTTGGCAGATAATAGGAGACCGGTCTCGCGGCGCGGAAAATCTGGTAGGTCTTGATCTTTTTTACGAAGAGAAAAAATCTTCATTATTAGATTTAATTATTCTTTTTTCAACAATTCCAATGATTCTTTTTGCAAAAAATTCAGATGAAAGGATTCCGGATAACGATTTTATAAGCAAAATATTTATTACCGCTCTTGAGTACTTTAGATTTGCCCCCTCAAAAGAATTACTTCCCGGGAAACATGAATAA
- a CDS encoding aminotransferase class I/II-fold pyridoxal phosphate-dependent enzyme, translating to MSNFVIKPAVRTEKITYAVRDIVVLANEVAKTGKEMLYLNIGDPNVFDFEPPKHLIEATYYAMKKNYNGYSPSSGIKHALDAIAKEAERKGIKNIQDIFVTTGASEAIDICLTALVNEGENVLTPTPGYPLYTAIQSKLQTMENPYYLDENNNWQPNIEDIKSKINSKTRAIILINPNNPTGSICSTEILKQIIEIALEHNLVIFADEIYDKLLMDGKKHTSIASLNSEVPMITFGGLSKNYMVPGFRIGWGIVSGNRSVLNDYIEAINKILRARLCANHPAQYGIAPSLLGDQSHLEVAMKKLTSRRNLTFEMMNSIPGISCVAPEGAFYAFPRLNDVSNDTHFVAELLKETGVVVVPGSGFGQLPGTNHFRIVFLPPENILEKAYKAIGEFHAMYIEKFEKILAK from the coding sequence ATGTCAAACTTTGTAATTAAACCGGCTGTAAGAACAGAAAAGATTACTTATGCGGTACGTGATATAGTTGTACTTGCAAATGAAGTTGCAAAAACGGGAAAAGAAATGTTGTATCTAAATATCGGCGACCCGAATGTTTTTGATTTTGAACCGCCAAAACATCTTATAGAAGCTACTTATTATGCAATGAAAAAAAACTATAACGGTTATTCTCCTTCATCCGGAATTAAGCATGCATTAGATGCAATTGCAAAAGAAGCAGAGCGTAAAGGAATAAAAAATATTCAAGATATTTTTGTAACTACCGGCGCGAGTGAAGCAATTGATATTTGTCTTACTGCACTTGTAAACGAAGGTGAGAATGTTTTAACACCAACTCCGGGTTATCCTCTTTATACGGCAATTCAAAGCAAATTACAGACAATGGAAAATCCGTATTACTTGGATGAAAACAACAACTGGCAGCCCAATATTGAAGACATCAAAAGTAAAATAAATAGCAAGACACGCGCAATTATATTAATCAATCCAAATAATCCAACCGGATCAATCTGCTCAACAGAAATTTTAAAACAAATAATTGAGATTGCATTAGAGCATAATCTTGTAATTTTTGCAGATGAGATTTATGATAAACTTTTAATGGATGGAAAAAAACATACTTCAATTGCGTCTCTTAATTCAGAAGTTCCTATGATTACATTCGGAGGTTTGTCTAAAAATTACATGGTTCCCGGTTTTAGAATTGGATGGGGGATTGTTAGCGGGAATAGATCGGTACTGAATGATTACATTGAAGCAATAAATAAAATATTGCGTGCGCGTTTATGTGCTAATCATCCTGCACAATATGGTATAGCGCCTTCACTTCTCGGAGATCAATCTCATCTTGAAGTTGCAATGAAAAAATTGACGAGCAGAAGAAATCTAACTTTTGAGATGATGAACTCAATTCCAGGAATTTCATGTGTTGCACCTGAAGGAGCATTCTACGCGTTCCCGCGTCTCAATGACGTTTCTAACGATACGCATTTTGTTGCCGAGTTATTAAAAGAAACAGGAGTTGTAGTTGTACCGGGAAGCGGATTCGGACAATTACCGGGAACAAATCATTTCCGAATTGTATTTCTTCCACCGGAAAATATTTTGGAAAAAGCATACAAAGCAATTGGCGAATTTCATGCAATGTACATTGAGAAATTTGAGAAGATTTTAGCAAAATAA
- the gdhA gene encoding NADP-specific glutamate dehydrogenase, with the protein MSEFVKSLMAQVKAKNPNEPEFHQAVFEVASSLTVVLEKHPEYRKEKILERIIEPERLLMFRVPWVDDQGEVQINRGFRIEMNSAIGPYKGGLRFHPSVNLGILKFLAFEQVFKNSLTTLPMGGGKGGSDFDPKGKSDGEVMRFCQSFMNELFRHIGSNTDVPAGDIGVGGREIGFMFGQYKKLRNEFTGVLTGKGLNWGGSLIRPEATGYGAVYFAAEMLNTRKQTLEGKKCLVSGSGNVAQYTVEKILQLGGKVLTLSDSNGYIYDEVGIDAEKLKFVMELKNVRRGRMKEYTDKFKGSVYTQIDASGDFNPLWNHKADCAFPSATQNEINSKDAANLLKNGVYVVSEGANMPSSIEAIDQFVAAKILYGPGKAANAGGVATSGLEMAQNSMRYGWTREEVDNRLHMIMKSIHKTCVDTAEKYGTPFNYVNGANIGGFVKVADAMLDQGIV; encoded by the coding sequence ATGTCAGAGTTCGTTAAAAGTCTAATGGCTCAAGTAAAAGCCAAGAATCCAAATGAGCCGGAATTTCACCAGGCAGTGTTTGAAGTTGCATCATCATTGACTGTAGTACTTGAAAAACACCCGGAGTACCGCAAAGAAAAAATCTTAGAAAGGATTATTGAACCGGAACGGCTCTTAATGTTTAGAGTTCCATGGGTTGATGATCAAGGAGAAGTTCAGATCAACCGCGGATTTAGAATTGAAATGAATAGTGCAATTGGTCCCTACAAAGGCGGATTACGTTTTCACCCTTCTGTAAATCTTGGCATCTTAAAATTTTTGGCTTTTGAACAAGTATTTAAAAATAGTTTAACAACACTCCCAATGGGAGGAGGTAAAGGCGGTTCGGATTTTGACCCGAAAGGAAAAAGCGATGGTGAAGTTATGCGTTTCTGCCAAAGTTTTATGAATGAACTATTCCGTCACATCGGTTCAAACACGGATGTACCGGCTGGCGATATTGGAGTAGGCGGGCGTGAAATTGGTTTCATGTTTGGTCAATACAAAAAATTGCGTAATGAATTCACAGGTGTTCTTACAGGTAAAGGACTAAATTGGGGCGGTTCACTTATCCGACCGGAAGCAACCGGTTACGGCGCCGTTTATTTTGCAGCCGAAATGTTAAACACTCGTAAGCAAACTTTAGAAGGAAAGAAATGTTTGGTCTCCGGCAGCGGTAATGTTGCTCAATATACAGTAGAAAAAATTTTACAGCTCGGTGGAAAAGTTCTAACACTCTCAGATTCCAATGGTTACATTTATGATGAAGTCGGTATTGATGCAGAGAAATTAAAATTTGTGATGGAATTGAAAAATGTTCGCCGCGGAAGAATGAAAGAATACACAGATAAATTCAAAGGATCGGTTTATACTCAAATTGATGCAAGCGGAGATTTCAATCCATTGTGGAATCACAAAGCCGATTGCGCATTTCCTTCAGCAACACAAAACGAAATAAATAGTAAAGATGCGGCAAATCTTTTAAAGAACGGAGTTTATGTTGTTAGCGAGGGTGCAAATATGCCGTCGAGTATAGAGGCAATCGATCAGTTTGTTGCAGCGAAAATTCTTTATGGACCAGGTAAAGCAGCAAATGCCGGCGGCGTTGCAACTTCCGGTTTAGAAATGGCGCAGAATAGTATGCGTTACGGCTGGACTCGTGAGGAAGTCGACAACAGACTTCACATGATTATGAAGAGCATTCATAAAACGTGTGTTGATACAGCTGAAAAATACGGAACTCCGTTTAATTATGTTAACGGTGCTAACATTGGAGGATTCGTAAAAGTTGCAGATGCAATGTTAGATCAAGGAATTGTATAA